In Pengzhenrongella sicca, a single genomic region encodes these proteins:
- the efp gene encoding elongation factor P yields MATTNDLKNGTVLKIDGQLWTVIDFQHVKPGKGGAFVRTKLKSVLSGKVVDKTFNAGLKIETANVDKRDMQYLYKDGTDFVFMDTSTFDQIMVSEATVGDATRFLLENQNALVATHDGAPLYVELPPSVVLEVSYTEPGLQGDRSTGGTKPATLETGHEIQVPLFIETGTKVKVDTRDSGYLGRVND; encoded by the coding sequence GTGGCCACGACGAATGACCTGAAGAACGGCACCGTGCTCAAGATCGACGGCCAGCTCTGGACCGTCATCGACTTCCAGCACGTCAAGCCGGGCAAGGGCGGCGCGTTCGTCCGCACCAAGCTCAAGAGCGTGCTGTCGGGCAAGGTCGTGGACAAGACGTTCAACGCCGGCCTGAAGATCGAGACGGCCAACGTCGACAAGCGCGACATGCAGTACCTGTACAAGGACGGCACCGACTTCGTCTTCATGGACACCTCGACGTTCGACCAGATCATGGTCTCCGAGGCAACCGTCGGGGACGCCACCCGCTTCCTGCTCGAGAACCAGAACGCCCTCGTCGCGACCCACGACGGCGCACCGCTGTACGTCGAGCTGCCGCCGTCCGTCGTGCTCGAGGTCAGCTACACCGAGCCCGGCCTGCAGGGCGACCGCTCCACGGGCGGGACCAAGCCGGCCACGCTCGAGACGGGCCACGAGATCCAGGTCCCGCTCTTCATCGAGACCGGCACCAAGGTCAAGGTGGACACGCGCGACAGCGGCTACCTCGGCCGAGTGAACGACTGA
- the nusB gene encoding transcription antitermination factor NusB yields the protein MGARTKARKRALDVLFEAEQRQVDPVTLLAQRITQPGTEAALPQYSIEIVEGVVAEQDRIDELLTTHSHGWTLERMPAVDRGLLRIGTWEILYNAGVPDAVAVNEAVELARTLSTDDSPTFVNGLLGRILDLKPTILA from the coding sequence ATGGGTGCTCGTACCAAGGCCCGCAAGCGCGCTCTCGACGTGCTGTTCGAGGCGGAGCAGCGGCAGGTCGATCCCGTGACCCTGCTCGCGCAGCGCATCACGCAGCCGGGCACCGAGGCGGCGCTGCCGCAGTACTCGATCGAGATCGTCGAGGGCGTCGTCGCCGAGCAGGACCGCATCGACGAGCTGCTCACCACGCACTCGCACGGGTGGACCCTCGAGCGGATGCCGGCGGTCGACCGCGGCCTGCTGCGCATCGGCACGTGGGAGATCCTCTACAACGCGGGCGTGCCGGACGCCGTCGCGGTGAACGAGGCCGTCGAGCTCGCGCGCACGCTGTCGACCGACGACTCCCCGACGTTCGTCAACGGGCTGCTCGGCCGCATCCTCGACCTCAAGCCGACGATTCTCGCGTAA
- a CDS encoding putative bifunctional diguanylate cyclase/phosphodiesterase has protein sequence MENSVAGWAAVAQCVTAGYISALCYQHWADWRTDRRTVSAAWLMAWTAALAVLFLLNGAVAAMPAGRGLEIAQFGRSAALTATLLLALPAIKVFAGGRPIRWYVVLTSVLVAARIALWLATDLAYAREVAGGLSSYGVLVVLSIVAPLAVVIWYAVTSIMRMPASRVRLAAQAAGVASVGALLGALLLPPGPAVELLASVWAIPLVVLLQAMRVIRGRVAEKQARRQHGMRDALASIGNDSWFAREPRSLLALAQTAAREQLDDPSIVGTMRALSRGRFSTDFHSVAGLEPDPLARGFLDDLRRLVSVTAERVQLADELREAAFTDSLTLVPNRRALERHLAQAVARAGQNGTRLGVLYCDIDGFKVGNDQHGHAWGDYLLRRTARHLQANVASTDVVARFGGDEFVVVIEGEISGGDLVELAKRIHTGGDLDAPDEVALSLSVGIALWAPGGTTDPEQLLREADTAMFEAKRRPGGVVVFDDALRTRMLTEQSLRRDLDLALERDELVLHFQPIVDAATLEVVSVEALVRWQHPDGVRMPAQWIAFAEETGLIVPIGRRLVTLARAGAERLGLPVAVNVAARQLAEPLFLEHLRLDWGDDNWHLLTLEITESALLEDLTHVIAALTSVRALGARVSIDDFGTGYSSFARLATLPVDVLKIDQAFVHDLDLPGGVAVVRAIVTLAQAYGLDVIAEGVERSDQLDTLAALGVPKLQGYLLGRPSAQAPRRVDLAGDVVTGPIRRADSV, from the coding sequence GTGGAGAACTCCGTCGCCGGGTGGGCGGCCGTCGCGCAGTGCGTGACTGCCGGCTACATCAGCGCGCTCTGCTACCAGCACTGGGCGGACTGGCGGACCGACCGTCGCACCGTGTCCGCCGCGTGGTTGATGGCGTGGACCGCCGCCCTCGCGGTGCTCTTCCTGCTCAACGGCGCCGTGGCAGCGATGCCCGCCGGCCGCGGTCTCGAGATCGCTCAGTTCGGGAGGTCCGCCGCGCTCACCGCGACGCTGCTCCTGGCGCTTCCCGCGATCAAGGTCTTCGCGGGCGGCCGGCCGATCCGGTGGTACGTGGTGCTCACGAGCGTCCTGGTCGCCGCGCGCATCGCGCTGTGGCTCGCGACCGACCTCGCCTACGCCCGCGAGGTCGCCGGCGGCCTGTCGTCGTACGGCGTGCTCGTGGTGCTGTCGATCGTCGCCCCCCTCGCCGTCGTGATCTGGTACGCCGTCACCTCGATCATGCGGATGCCCGCGAGCCGGGTCCGCCTGGCCGCCCAGGCCGCCGGTGTCGCGAGCGTCGGGGCCCTGCTCGGTGCCCTCCTCCTGCCGCCCGGGCCCGCCGTCGAGCTGCTGGCCAGCGTCTGGGCCATCCCCCTCGTCGTCCTGCTGCAGGCCATGCGGGTCATCCGCGGGCGCGTCGCCGAGAAGCAGGCGCGACGCCAGCACGGCATGCGCGACGCGCTCGCCTCGATCGGGAACGACTCGTGGTTCGCCAGGGAGCCCCGCTCGCTGCTCGCGCTCGCGCAGACCGCGGCCCGCGAGCAGCTCGACGACCCGTCGATCGTGGGCACCATGCGCGCGTTGTCGCGCGGTCGGTTCTCGACGGACTTCCACTCCGTGGCCGGGCTCGAGCCGGACCCGTTGGCCCGCGGCTTCCTCGACGACCTGCGCCGGCTCGTCTCGGTCACGGCCGAGCGGGTCCAGCTCGCGGACGAGCTGCGCGAGGCGGCCTTCACCGACTCGCTCACGCTCGTGCCGAACCGCCGCGCGCTCGAGCGCCACCTCGCGCAGGCGGTCGCGCGCGCGGGCCAGAACGGCACCCGGCTCGGCGTCCTGTACTGCGACATCGACGGCTTCAAGGTCGGCAACGACCAGCACGGGCACGCCTGGGGCGACTACCTGTTGCGCCGCACCGCGCGCCACCTGCAGGCGAATGTGGCCTCGACGGACGTCGTGGCGCGGTTCGGGGGCGACGAGTTCGTCGTCGTGATCGAGGGCGAGATCTCCGGTGGAGACCTCGTCGAGCTTGCGAAGCGCATCCACACCGGCGGCGATCTCGACGCGCCGGACGAGGTCGCGCTGTCGTTGTCGGTCGGCATCGCGCTGTGGGCGCCCGGGGGCACCACCGACCCCGAGCAGCTGCTCCGCGAGGCGGACACCGCGATGTTCGAGGCCAAACGGCGACCGGGCGGCGTCGTCGTGTTCGACGACGCGCTGCGCACCCGCATGCTGACGGAGCAGAGCCTGCGCCGCGACCTCGACCTCGCCCTCGAGCGCGACGAGCTGGTGCTGCACTTCCAGCCGATCGTCGACGCGGCGACCCTCGAGGTCGTCAGCGTCGAGGCGCTCGTGCGCTGGCAGCACCCCGACGGGGTGCGGATGCCGGCGCAGTGGATAGCCTTCGCCGAGGAGACCGGGCTGATCGTGCCGATCGGGCGCCGGCTGGTGACGCTGGCGCGCGCTGGCGCCGAACGACTCGGCCTGCCCGTCGCGGTGAACGTCGCGGCCCGCCAGCTCGCCGAGCCGCTGTTCCTCGAGCACCTGCGGCTCGATTGGGGCGACGACAACTGGCACCTGCTCACGCTCGAGATCACCGAGAGCGCGCTGCTCGAGGACCTCACCCACGTCATCGCAGCCCTGACGTCCGTCCGCGCGCTCGGCGCCCGCGTCTCGATCGACGACTTCGGCACGGGCTACAGCTCGTTCGCCCGGCTCGCGACGCTGCCCGTGGACGTCCTCAAGATCGACCAGGCGTTCGTGCACGACCTCGATCTGCCGGGCGGCGTCGCCGTCGTCCGTGCGATCGTGACGCTCGCGCAGGCCTACGGCCTCGACGTCATCGCCGAGGGCGTCGAACGAAGCGACCAGCTCGACACGCTGGCCGCGCTCGGCGTCCCGAAGCTGCAGGGCTACCTGCTCGGCCGCCCGTCCGCGCAGGCGCCCCGCCGCGTCGACCTGGCCGGCGACGTCGTGACCGGGCCGATCAGGAGAGCGGACTCGGTCTGA
- the pyrR gene encoding bifunctional pyr operon transcriptional regulator/uracil phosphoribosyltransferase PyrR, whose translation MTAGPVVPRASGPTLVLGAPEIVRALTRIAHEILERNKGGSDLVLLGIPTRGLPLAVRLAARLAAVEPGLDAAALVGSLDVTMYRDDLRHHPTRAIGATQLPASGIDGKIVVLVDDVLYSGRTIRAALDAISDLGRPRAVQLAALVDRGHRELPIRPDYVGKNLPTSHHERVRVLLTETDGEDAVLIEDPDGGAR comes from the coding sequence ATGACAGCTGGACCCGTTGTGCCCCGTGCGAGCGGACCGACCCTCGTGCTCGGCGCCCCCGAGATCGTGCGGGCGCTGACCCGCATCGCCCACGAGATCCTCGAGCGCAACAAGGGCGGCTCCGACCTCGTGCTGCTCGGCATCCCGACCCGCGGCCTCCCGCTCGCGGTCCGGCTCGCGGCCCGCCTCGCGGCCGTCGAGCCCGGTCTCGACGCCGCCGCGCTCGTCGGCAGCCTCGACGTGACGATGTACCGCGACGACCTGCGCCACCACCCGACCCGCGCGATCGGCGCGACCCAGCTGCCGGCGTCGGGCATCGACGGCAAGATCGTCGTCCTGGTCGACGACGTCCTGTACTCGGGCCGCACGATCCGGGCGGCGCTCGACGCGATCAGCGACCTCGGCCGGCCCCGGGCGGTCCAGCTCGCCGCGCTCGTGGACCGCGGCCACCGCGAGCTGCCGATCCGCCCCGACTACGTCGGCAAGAACCTGCCGACGTCGCACCACGAGCGCGTACGCGTGCTGCTCACCGAGACGGACGGCGAGGACGCCGTACTCATTGAGGACCCGGACGGGGGCGCACGATGA
- a CDS encoding aspartate carbamoyltransferase catalytic subunit, with protein MRHLLSTADLDRAAAIGILDTAAQMAATQSREIKKLPTLRGRTVVNLFFEDSTRTRISFETAAKRLSADVINFSAKGSSVSKGESLKDTALTLQAMGADAVVIRHQASGAPHTLAHSGWVDGAVINAGDGTHQHPTQALLDAYTIRRHLVGLRGGADPAGRDLAGLKVAIVGDVLHSRVARSNVLLLRTLGADVTLVAPPTLVPVGVETWPCRVSYHLDEVLREQQPDAIMMLRVQRERMTAGGAGGAFFPNPLEYTRGYGLDARRLRLLPDHAIVMHPGPMNRGLEISADAADSARAVIVEQVANGVAVRMAVLYLLLAGDQRPAEAAQSGARPDRVLTDERVGIA; from the coding sequence ATGAGGCACCTGCTGTCCACCGCGGACCTCGACCGCGCCGCGGCCATCGGCATCCTCGACACCGCCGCCCAGATGGCCGCGACCCAGTCGCGCGAGATCAAGAAGCTGCCCACGCTGCGCGGGCGCACGGTCGTCAACCTGTTCTTCGAGGACTCGACCCGGACCCGCATCTCGTTCGAGACCGCCGCCAAGCGGCTCTCGGCCGACGTCATCAACTTCTCGGCCAAGGGGTCGAGCGTGTCCAAGGGCGAGTCGCTCAAGGACACGGCGCTGACCCTGCAGGCGATGGGCGCTGACGCCGTCGTCATCCGGCACCAGGCCTCGGGCGCGCCGCACACCCTGGCGCACTCCGGCTGGGTCGACGGCGCCGTGATCAACGCCGGCGACGGCACCCACCAGCACCCGACGCAGGCGCTCCTGGACGCGTACACGATCCGGCGCCACCTGGTCGGCCTGCGCGGGGGAGCGGACCCCGCCGGGCGCGACCTCGCCGGGCTCAAGGTCGCGATCGTCGGGGACGTGCTGCACTCCCGCGTCGCCCGGTCCAACGTCCTGCTGCTGCGCACCCTCGGCGCGGACGTCACGCTCGTCGCGCCACCCACGCTCGTGCCGGTCGGCGTCGAGACGTGGCCGTGCCGGGTCTCGTACCACCTCGACGAGGTGCTGCGCGAGCAGCAGCCGGACGCGATCATGATGCTGCGGGTCCAGCGCGAGCGGATGACCGCCGGCGGCGCGGGCGGCGCGTTCTTCCCGAACCCGCTCGAGTACACGCGCGGGTACGGGCTCGACGCGCGCCGGCTCCGGCTGCTGCCGGACCACGCGATCGTCATGCACCCCGGCCCGATGAACCGCGGCCTCGAGATCTCCGCCGACGCCGCCGACTCGGCCCGCGCCGTGATCGTCGAGCAGGTGGCCAACGGGGTCGCTGTGCGGATGGCGGTGCTGTACCTGCTGCTCGCGGGCGACCAGCGGCCCGCCGAGGCGGCGCAGTCGGGCGCACGCCCCGACCGAGTACTGACCGACGAGAGGGTGGGGATCGCGTGA
- a CDS encoding dihydroorotase, producing MTGEAHDGETRYVLRGAAPLGGEPTDLLLAGGVIAAIGADVEAALAATAAAPGAGELVELDARGLVALPGLVDLHTHLREPGREDAETVESGTRAAALGGFTSVHAMANTTPVADTAGVVEQVWRLGRDAGWVDVHPVGAVSVGLGGTHLAELGAMATSAARVRVFSDDGKCVTDPVLMRRALEYVKAFDGVIAQHSQEDRLTAGAQMNEGVVSAELGLAGWPAVAEEAIIARDVLLAEHVGSRLHVCHLSTAGSVDLIRWAKARGIAVTAEVTPHHLLLTDDLVRGYSPIFKVNPPLRTAADVEAVRAGLADGTIDIVATDHAPHTREDKDCEWAAAANGMTGLETALSVVQLTMVDTGRLTWADVARVMSSAPAAIGRITAGDRPQGRPLAVGEPANLTLVDPAARWVVDPEMQATASANSPFTGRELPGRVVATFLRGRATVLAGHAVARTPAAAYGRAS from the coding sequence GTGACCGGCGAGGCGCACGACGGCGAGACCAGGTACGTCCTGCGCGGCGCGGCGCCGCTCGGCGGTGAGCCGACCGACCTGCTGCTCGCGGGCGGCGTGATCGCCGCGATCGGCGCCGACGTCGAGGCGGCGCTGGCCGCCACCGCGGCCGCGCCGGGCGCCGGCGAGCTCGTGGAGCTCGACGCGCGCGGGCTCGTCGCGCTGCCGGGGCTCGTGGACCTGCACACGCACCTGCGCGAGCCCGGCCGCGAGGACGCCGAGACGGTCGAGTCCGGCACCCGCGCCGCCGCGCTCGGCGGGTTCACCTCGGTGCACGCGATGGCCAATACGACGCCGGTCGCGGACACGGCGGGCGTCGTCGAGCAGGTGTGGCGGCTCGGCCGCGACGCCGGCTGGGTCGACGTGCACCCCGTCGGCGCCGTCAGCGTCGGCCTGGGCGGGACGCACCTCGCCGAGCTCGGCGCGATGGCCACGTCGGCCGCGCGGGTGCGCGTGTTCTCCGACGACGGCAAGTGCGTCACGGACCCGGTCCTGATGCGCCGCGCTCTCGAGTACGTCAAGGCCTTCGACGGCGTCATCGCGCAGCACTCGCAGGAGGACCGGCTCACGGCCGGCGCCCAGATGAACGAGGGCGTCGTGTCGGCCGAGCTGGGCCTGGCGGGCTGGCCCGCCGTCGCCGAGGAGGCGATCATCGCGCGCGACGTGCTGCTCGCCGAGCACGTCGGGTCGCGCCTGCACGTGTGCCACCTGTCCACGGCCGGGTCGGTCGACCTGATCCGCTGGGCCAAGGCGCGGGGCATCGCCGTCACGGCCGAGGTCACGCCGCACCACCTGCTGCTCACGGACGACCTGGTGCGCGGGTACTCGCCGATCTTCAAGGTCAACCCGCCGCTGCGCACCGCGGCCGACGTCGAGGCGGTGCGCGCGGGCCTCGCGGACGGCACGATCGACATCGTCGCGACCGACCACGCCCCGCACACCCGCGAGGACAAGGACTGCGAGTGGGCCGCCGCGGCCAACGGGATGACCGGCCTCGAGACGGCGCTCAGCGTCGTCCAGCTCACGATGGTCGACACCGGGCGCCTGACCTGGGCCGACGTCGCGCGCGTGATGTCGAGCGCGCCCGCCGCCATCGGGCGGATCACCGCGGGCGACCGCCCGCAGGGGCGCCCGCTCGCCGTCGGCGAGCCCGCGAACCTCACGCTCGTGGACCCGGCCGCGCGCTGGGTGGTCGATCCCGAGATGCAGGCCACCGCGAGCGCGAACTCCCCGTTCACCGGGCGCGAGCTGCCGGGGCGGGTCGTCGCGACGTTCCTCCGCGGGCGCGCGACCGTGCTCGCCGGGCACGCCGTCGCGCGCACGCCGGCCGCGGCCTATGGGCGCGCGAGCTGA
- a CDS encoding PH-like domain-containing protein has protein sequence MPPLLTVALLALACAAVCAAMVAGWRGRARRTAVVVPELPDFPAADDAALGPARTAPIEGTYVSSTLAGDWLDRVVVHDLGVRSRAVTTVHAGGVCVQRTGARDLFIPAAALRGAAPAAGMAGKFVGRDGLVVLTWQAPGPGGTALDTGLRPRRAADRALLLEAVRTLVAAAADPPPHSPDRSGADQPGATTKEHP, from the coding sequence ATGCCGCCCCTGCTGACCGTCGCGCTCCTCGCACTGGCCTGCGCCGCCGTCTGCGCGGCGATGGTCGCGGGCTGGCGCGGGCGCGCCCGCCGTACGGCCGTCGTCGTGCCCGAGCTGCCCGACTTCCCCGCGGCCGACGACGCCGCGCTCGGCCCCGCGCGCACCGCCCCCATCGAGGGCACCTACGTCTCGAGCACGCTCGCGGGCGACTGGCTCGACCGCGTCGTCGTGCACGACCTCGGCGTCCGGTCCCGCGCCGTGACCACCGTGCACGCCGGCGGGGTGTGCGTGCAGCGCACGGGCGCCCGCGACCTGTTCATCCCCGCGGCCGCGCTGCGCGGCGCCGCGCCGGCGGCCGGCATGGCCGGGAAGTTCGTCGGCCGCGACGGCCTCGTCGTGCTGACCTGGCAGGCCCCCGGGCCCGGCGGGACGGCGCTCGACACCGGCCTGCGACCGCGGCGCGCCGCCGACCGCGCGCTGCTGCTCGAGGCGGTGCGCACGCTCGTCGCCGCGGCCGCCGACCCACCCCCGCACTCACCTGACCGCAGCGGCGCCGACCAGCCCGGCGCGACCACGAAGGAGCACCCGTGA
- the carA gene encoding glutamine-hydrolyzing carbamoyl-phosphate synthase small subunit, translated as MNEPSPATLVLEDGRTFAGAAYGARGRTRGEIVFNTGMTGYQETLTDPSYHRQIVVMTAPHIGNTGVNADDAESARVWVAGFVVRDPARRASNWRATGSLDDALVAESVVGISGIDTRALTRHLRERGVMRAGIFSGPALTGPDGTRRTDADLVADVRQAPAMAGADLAGEVSTDAAYVVEPLGPDGAPLAEPVATVVAVDLGIKAMTPQRLAERGVRVHVLPSAATIADIEEIGPDGVFYSNGPGDPAAATHEVELLRSVLDRRIPFFGICYGNQILGRALGYGTYKLAYGHRGVNQPVLDRATGKVEITAHNHGFAVDAPLEGESVAPYDGGRYGRVVVSHIGLNDQVVEGLNALDLPAFSVQYHPEAAAGPHDAAYLFDRFVDLMASPTAGPDTPKELA; from the coding sequence GTGAACGAGCCCAGCCCGGCCACCCTCGTCCTGGAGGACGGCCGCACGTTCGCCGGCGCGGCCTACGGCGCGCGCGGACGCACGCGGGGGGAGATCGTCTTCAACACCGGCATGACCGGCTACCAGGAGACGCTCACCGACCCGTCGTACCACCGCCAGATCGTCGTCATGACGGCGCCGCACATCGGCAACACGGGGGTCAACGCCGACGACGCCGAGTCCGCGCGCGTGTGGGTCGCCGGGTTCGTCGTGCGCGATCCGGCGCGCCGCGCGTCCAACTGGCGCGCGACGGGCTCGCTCGACGACGCGCTGGTCGCCGAGTCCGTCGTCGGGATCTCGGGGATCGACACGCGCGCGCTCACGCGGCACCTGCGCGAGCGGGGCGTGATGCGCGCCGGCATCTTCTCGGGCCCGGCGCTCACGGGACCCGACGGGACCCGGCGCACCGACGCCGACCTGGTCGCCGACGTGCGGCAGGCCCCCGCGATGGCGGGCGCCGACCTCGCCGGCGAGGTCTCGACCGACGCGGCCTACGTCGTCGAACCGCTCGGTCCCGACGGCGCGCCGCTCGCCGAGCCCGTCGCGACCGTCGTCGCCGTCGACCTCGGCATCAAGGCGATGACCCCGCAGCGGCTCGCCGAGCGGGGCGTGCGGGTGCACGTGCTCCCGTCGGCCGCGACGATCGCGGACATCGAGGAGATCGGGCCGGACGGGGTGTTCTACTCCAACGGACCCGGCGACCCGGCCGCCGCGACCCACGAGGTCGAACTGCTGCGGTCCGTGCTCGACCGGCGGATCCCGTTCTTCGGCATCTGCTACGGCAACCAGATCCTCGGCCGCGCGCTCGGCTACGGCACCTACAAGCTCGCGTACGGCCACCGCGGCGTGAACCAGCCGGTGCTCGACCGCGCGACCGGCAAGGTCGAGATCACCGCGCACAACCACGGCTTCGCGGTGGACGCGCCGCTCGAGGGCGAGTCGGTCGCGCCGTACGACGGCGGTCGGTACGGCCGCGTCGTCGTGTCCCACATCGGCCTCAACGACCAGGTCGTCGAGGGCCTGAACGCGCTCGACCTGCCCGCCTTCTCGGTGCAGTACCACCCCGAGGCCGCCGCGGGCCCGCACGACGCCGCGTACCTGTTCGACCGCTTCGTCGACCTGATGGCGAGCCCGACCGCCGGCCCAGACACCCCGAAGGAACTCGCCTGA